A section of the Triticum dicoccoides isolate Atlit2015 ecotype Zavitan chromosome 7A, WEW_v2.0, whole genome shotgun sequence genome encodes:
- the LOC119328576 gene encoding uncharacterized protein LOC119328576 isoform X2, whose translation MRPFYTMLLALALVLLCSVTANGGGATATVTPMDCKVLPTIPGICNPKKCMEDCQGGIGRSSVGECVSTDASARTALSRLVVVGTERRTGRRCCMLLFPE comes from the exons ATGAGGCCGTTCTACACGATGCTACTAGCCCTCGCCCTTGTGCTGCTCTGCTCAG TGACGGCAAATGGCGGTGGCGCCACTGCGACTGTGACCCCCATGGACTGCAAGGTGCTCCCGACCATTCCCGGCATATGCAATCCCAAGAAGTGCATGGAGGACTGCCAGGGCGGCATCGGCCGTAGCTCGGTGGGCGAGTGCGTTTCGACGGATGCCAGTGCACGTACTGCACTATCCCGCCTCGTGGTCGTCGGAACTGAACGGAGAACAGGCAGACGCTGCTGCATGCTTCTTTTTCCTGAATAA
- the LOC119328576 gene encoding uncharacterized protein LOC119328576 isoform X1, with translation MRPFYTMLLALALVLLCSDVATKAVTANGGGATATVTPMDCKVLPTIPGICNPKKCMEDCQGGIGRSSVGECVSTDASARTALSRLVVVGTERRTGRRCCMLLFPE, from the exons ATGAGGCCGTTCTACACGATGCTACTAGCCCTCGCCCTTGTGCTGCTCTGCTCAG ATGTGGCGACGAAGGCAGTGACGGCAAATGGCGGTGGCGCCACTGCGACTGTGACCCCCATGGACTGCAAGGTGCTCCCGACCATTCCCGGCATATGCAATCCCAAGAAGTGCATGGAGGACTGCCAGGGCGGCATCGGCCGTAGCTCGGTGGGCGAGTGCGTTTCGACGGATGCCAGTGCACGTACTGCACTATCCCGCCTCGTGGTCGTCGGAACTGAACGGAGAACAGGCAGACGCTGCTGCATGCTTCTTTTTCCTGAATAA